CTCGGAGCCCTCGGGCATGTTTGCGGCTCTGGCGGGGGAATTCATCAAGGCAGTCCGCAGCGAGGGCAGAGACATCAGGGACAGAAAGTATTTTTACGACGGCATAGGCCGGCTGCTGCGTCTCCCCGAGTTTCAGACGGTGGACGCTCTGGAAAACCTGATCTCGGCCCTGGACGACCCGGCCCTCATGGAAAAGGTCACCGGCCTCTCCGCCGGCCCCGAGCCCTCCATACGCATAGGCTCCGAGTCCGCCATACCCGCCCTGACAAAATATTCGGTGATCTGCTGCCGCTACTCCGTCAGCGGCGTGCCGGCGGGAGGCATATCGGTCATAGGCCCCACCCGGATGGACTATTCCCACACCCTGGCAGCCCTGGAGCTGGTCAGGGAGCAGCTGGAAACCATGCTCAACAGCATATTGAAATAAAAAAGGAAGTGACAGACATGTATCTGACAGGATTTGCCGATGAGGCGGCCTCGGGGCTCGCCGGACAGATAGAGGCGACCCGGACCCTGGGCTGGAAGTATATCGAGAGCAGGGCCATCGACGGGGTGAACATCCACGACCTGCCCGAAGAGGCCTTTGACAGGGCCTGCGGACAGCTGGAAGAGGCGGGGATAGGCGTCAACTGCTTTGGCTCCACCATAGCCAACTGGGGCAAGGACATACGCAAGCCCTTTGACGTGGACCTGGAGCAGGCCAAAAGAGCCGCCCGGCGCATGACCCGGCTGGGGACCCGGCTCATAAGGGTGATGAGCTACGCCGTGATCCCCGACGCGGAGGACCAGATGAAGGAAGAGCGCTTCCGAAGGCTGAGAGAGCTGAAGAAGATCTTTGACGACGCCGGGGTGACCATGGTCCACGAAAACTGCATGAACTACGGCGGCATCAGCTACAGGCACACCCTGGAGCTGGTGGACAACGTACCGGGGCTGAAGCTGGTGTTTGACACGGGCAACCCGGTGCAGAC
This genomic stretch from Abditibacteriota bacterium harbors:
- a CDS encoding sugar phosphate isomerase/epimerase; the protein is MYLTGFADEAASGLAGQIEATRTLGWKYIESRAIDGVNIHDLPEEAFDRACGQLEEAGIGVNCFGSTIANWGKDIRKPFDVDLEQAKRAARRMTRLGTRLIRVMSYAVIPDAEDQMKEERFRRLRELKKIFDDAGVTMVHENCMNYGGISYRHTLELVDNVPGLKLVFDTGNPVQTRDFFRPGQRQSAWEFYSKVKEHVAYVHIKDGVWENDRVRWTFPGEGQGDVKRILEDLLRSGYDGGISIEPHLDVVFHEQNKDVPESDIRFDNYVRYGRMTEDIIRSLKHLPQ